In the genome of Triticum urartu cultivar G1812 chromosome 5, Tu2.1, whole genome shotgun sequence, one region contains:
- the LOC125510316 gene encoding auxin-responsive protein SAUR36-like → MVSAKRLSQMARKWQRVAAIGRKRLMWTSAKEVDECCTSVAVKGHCAMYTADGRRFEVPLAYLSTMIIGELLRMSQEEFGFTSDGRITLPCDAAVMDYVMCLLRRNTSEEVERAFLSSVVRPCHYGNGLEPSIGVSQQVAVSGF, encoded by the coding sequence ATGGTCAGTGCCAAGAGACTTTCTCAAATGGCAAGGAAGTGGCAAAGAGTGGCAGCCATCGGGAGGAAGAGGCTCATGTGGACTTCAGCAAAAGAAGTCGATGAGTGCTGCACGTCTGTGGCAGTGAAGGGCCACTGCGCCATGTACACTGCTGACGGGAGGCGGTTTGAGGTGCCATTGGCGTACCTCAGCACGATGATCATCGGGGAGCTCCTGAGGATGTCTCAGGAGGAGTTTGGCTTCACAAGCGATGGAAGGATAACCCTGCCTTGTGATGCAGCTGTGATGGACTATGTCATGTGCTTGCTCAGAAGGAACACATCAGAAGAGGTAGAGAGAGCTTTCTTGAGCTCTGTGGTGAGACCTTGCCACTATGGAAATGGTTTGGAGCCATCTATTGGAGTTAGCCAGCAAGTAGCTGTTTCTGGCTTCTGA